A single window of Paenibacillus sp. FSL H8-0537 DNA harbors:
- a CDS encoding bifunctional homocysteine S-methyltransferase/methylenetetrahydrofolate reductase, protein MGEMNSKPDLRSAIAERILTGDGAMGTYLYQMGFPVGVSYEEFNILRPDVIENVHRRYYEAGAQVIETNTFSANLEKLSIYGLEAEMEAINRAGVRIARAASGPDAYVVGAVGSIRAGKLKNTRTVRVSDAYERQMAALLTEGVDGFMLETFYDLDEMLLALRIARKLTDIPVICQFAVEDVGRTQDGVSLRQAFDQLTEEGADVVGFNCRSGPNGIMRAMKAIEGEATWPLSIFPNAGIPDYVDGKYTYAATPEYFAASAREFADYGARIVGGCCGTTPEHVAAMAAALNHYSPQSGSQAAGETAVAEAETLVMNQQPPVKLEIPDVVVPTEPNIVDTVRERHTVIVELDPPRDLDISKFMAGAAALKACGTDAVTMADNSLAVTRMSNLALAALVQEKVGLRPLVHIACRDRNLIGTQSHLMGLDALGIDHVLAVTGDPARFGDLPDSSSVYDFTSFEMIRMTKQLNEGIAFSGKPLKQKANFIVGAAFNPNVKHLDKAVQRLERKIKSGADYIMTQPVYDTALIKQVAEATKHLPIPVFIGIMPLASGRNAEYLHNEVPGIQLSDEVRQRMAGLEGEAGRAEGVRIAKELLDEAVLHFKGIYLITPFMFYDMAVQLTEYVWEKTGVHR, encoded by the coding sequence ATGGGAGAGATGAACAGCAAACCGGATTTGCGCTCAGCAATTGCTGAGCGCATCTTGACGGGGGACGGCGCAATGGGAACCTATCTTTATCAAATGGGGTTCCCTGTCGGCGTTTCCTATGAGGAATTTAATATTTTGCGCCCTGATGTAATCGAAAATGTTCACCGCCGCTACTATGAAGCGGGAGCACAGGTTATTGAAACGAACACGTTTTCGGCAAACCTGGAAAAACTGTCGATTTACGGCTTGGAAGCGGAAATGGAAGCGATTAACCGTGCCGGTGTCCGCATTGCCCGCGCTGCATCCGGCCCGGATGCTTACGTAGTAGGGGCGGTCGGCTCGATTCGCGCCGGAAAGCTTAAAAATACAAGAACCGTCCGCGTCAGCGATGCATATGAGCGCCAAATGGCGGCGCTGCTGACAGAAGGCGTTGACGGCTTTATGCTTGAAACGTTTTACGATCTTGACGAAATGCTGCTGGCACTGCGGATTGCCCGCAAGCTTACGGATATTCCGGTCATTTGCCAATTCGCAGTTGAAGACGTTGGCCGTACGCAGGATGGCGTCAGCCTAAGACAGGCGTTCGACCAGCTTACTGAGGAAGGCGCAGATGTCGTTGGCTTTAACTGCCGAAGCGGCCCGAATGGGATTATGAGGGCGATGAAAGCGATTGAAGGGGAAGCCACATGGCCGCTGTCGATTTTTCCGAACGCTGGTATTCCTGACTATGTGGATGGCAAATATACGTATGCGGCAACGCCGGAATATTTTGCAGCGTCTGCCCGTGAATTTGCCGATTACGGAGCACGTATTGTCGGTGGCTGCTGCGGTACGACACCTGAGCATGTCGCTGCTATGGCAGCAGCGCTGAACCATTATTCACCGCAAAGCGGCTCACAGGCAGCTGGAGAAACGGCTGTTGCAGAAGCAGAGACCCTTGTTATGAATCAACAGCCACCAGTGAAACTGGAAATTCCGGATGTTGTTGTGCCAACTGAGCCGAACATCGTGGATACGGTCCGTGAGCGTCATACCGTTATTGTAGAGCTGGACCCGCCTCGCGATTTGGATATTAGCAAGTTTATGGCGGGAGCAGCAGCACTGAAGGCATGTGGAACGGACGCGGTTACGATGGCGGATAATTCCCTTGCAGTTACGCGCATGAGCAATTTGGCACTCGCTGCGCTTGTGCAAGAGAAGGTCGGCCTGCGTCCGCTTGTGCACATTGCTTGCCGAGACCGCAACTTGATCGGTACGCAATCCCACTTGATGGGCCTTGATGCGCTGGGCATTGACCATGTGCTTGCTGTAACAGGTGATCCTGCACGCTTTGGTGATTTGCCGGATTCCAGCTCCGTGTATGACTTCACCTCCTTTGAGATGATCCGCATGACGAAGCAGCTTAATGAGGGGATTGCCTTCTCGGGCAAGCCGCTGAAGCAAAAAGCGAATTTTATCGTCGGTGCCGCCTTTAATCCGAATGTGAAGCATTTGGACAAAGCGGTGCAGCGTCTGGAGCGGAAAATCAAATCCGGGGCCGATTACATTATGACTCAGCCTGTCTACGACACGGCTTTGATTAAACAAGTGGCAGAGGCGACAAAACATCTTCCGATTCCTGTGTTTATCGGTATTATGCCGCTTGCGAGCGGGCGCAATGCCGAGTACTTGCACAATGAGGTGCCGGGCATCCAGCTGTCAGATGAAGTTCGCCAGCGGATGGCTGGACTTGAAGGGGAAGCGGGGCGTGCTGAAGGCGTCCGTATTGCCAAGGAGCTTCTAGACGAGGCAGTGCTCCATTTCAAAGGCATTTACCTGATTACGCCGTTTATGTTCTATGATATGGCGGTACAGCTTACGGAATATGTTTGGGAGAAAACAGGCGTTCATCGTTAA
- a CDS encoding DUF370 domain-containing protein, with amino-acid sequence MAIKLINIGFGNIVSANRIISIVSPESAPIKRIIQEARDRHMLIDATYGRRTRAVIITDSDHVILSAVQPETVAHRLSTKDDDNDE; translated from the coding sequence TTGGCTATTAAACTAATTAATATTGGCTTTGGCAACATTGTGTCAGCCAACCGCATTATTTCAATCGTGAGCCCCGAATCGGCGCCGATTAAGCGGATTATCCAGGAAGCGCGCGACCGTCATATGCTTATTGACGCCACATATGGAAGACGTACGCGAGCGGTAATTATTACGGACAGCGACCACGTTATTCTATCAGCAGTACAGCCGGAGACGGTAGCACACCGTCTTTCCACTAAGGATGACGATAACGACGAATAG
- the gmk gene encoding guanylate kinase, whose amino-acid sequence MNKGLLIVLSGPSGVGKGTVCSVLRKKMPNLVYSVSATTRLPRQGEIDGVNYFFKTREQFQEMMACDALLEHAEYVGNCYGTPRDFVERTLAGGQDVILEIEVQGALKVKEKFPEGVFIFLVPPSLDELKQRITGRGTESQDTINHRMTVAEEEMNLLSHYDYAVVNDEIEAACHRIESILTAEHCKASKYLAELGELPAAIEKA is encoded by the coding sequence ATGAATAAGGGATTGTTAATTGTATTGTCCGGTCCATCCGGCGTAGGTAAAGGGACGGTATGCTCCGTTCTGCGAAAAAAGATGCCTAATCTCGTATACTCTGTTTCGGCGACGACTCGTTTGCCACGGCAAGGGGAAATTGATGGCGTAAACTATTTTTTTAAGACCCGAGAGCAGTTTCAGGAAATGATGGCTTGCGATGCCTTGCTGGAGCATGCGGAGTATGTCGGCAATTGCTACGGTACGCCGCGCGATTTCGTTGAACGGACGCTGGCAGGCGGTCAGGACGTCATTTTGGAAATTGAAGTTCAAGGCGCTTTGAAGGTTAAGGAAAAGTTTCCGGAAGGCGTGTTTATTTTCCTCGTGCCGCCATCTTTGGATGAGCTGAAGCAGCGCATTACAGGGCGTGGCACGGAGTCGCAGGACACGATCAATCACCGGATGACGGTGGCGGAAGAAGAGATGAATCTGCTTAGCCATTATGATTATGCGGTCGTGAATGATGAGATTGAAGCCGCTTGTCATCGGATTGAGAGCATCCTTACCGCCGAGCATTGCAAGGCAAGCAAATATTTAGCGGAGCTGGGCGAGCTGCCAGCTGCAATCGAGAAAGCCTAA
- the rpoZ gene encoding DNA-directed RNA polymerase subunit omega encodes MLYPSIDEMVKKVDSKYSLVVAASRRARMLRNGEKSELKSPRSAKFVGVALEEIYGDIVVVESKEPIDE; translated from the coding sequence ATGTTATACCCTTCTATTGATGAAATGGTTAAGAAAGTCGACAGCAAATACTCGCTAGTCGTTGCAGCATCCAGACGCGCGCGCATGCTGCGCAATGGGGAAAAATCCGAGCTTAAATCGCCAAGATCGGCGAAATTTGTTGGTGTAGCTCTTGAAGAGATTTACGGCGACATCGTTGTTGTAGAATCGAAAGAACCGATCGACGAGTAG
- a CDS encoding bifunctional aldolase/short-chain dehydrogenase has product MVQSLWNASLAAEVEAGLGELVYRSNIIGTDRRVCNWGGGNTSSKTIVKDFRGRDVEVMFVKGSGSDLASMKAGNFTGLRMEDIRPLFERSEMSDEDMVAYLVNCMIDSKHPRASIETLLHAFLPFKHVDHTHPDAIISLCCADNGKAVAKEIFGDRFVWVPYVRPGFTLSKMIAEGVLANPKAELVLMEKHGLVTWGETSEECYAKTIQIISEAEAYIEARVDEAKLFGGVKHEALAADVRRSIASQVMPTIRGAVSDEKKMILTFDDEADVLQFVGGHNSGVVSQVGAACPDHLVHTKVVPLFVDWTPNADDVEGLKAKLKESVAAYKEQYKAYFERNKHEGDVMFEAAPRVILIPGVGMINTGKSWANSKVSGALYHRAIAVIRGATALGEFVSLSENESYNVEYWPLELYKLSLAPAETEFSRKVAFITGGAGGIGSETARRLVSEGAHVVLADLNLEGAEKVAAEINDKYGENRAIAVKMDVTSEEQVTAAYAATALAFGGVDIIVNNAGLATSSPFDETSLKEWNLNMNVLGTGYFLVAREAFKQMKAQGIGGNMVFIGSKNSVYAGKNASAYSSVKALEAHLARCIAAEGGEFGIRVNTVLPDAILQGSAIWNGSWRNERAAAYGIEPDQLEEYYRKRTTLLVNIYPRDIAEGIAFFASSKSEKTTGCMLTIDGGVPAAFTR; this is encoded by the coding sequence ATGGTACAATCTTTATGGAATGCCTCTCTTGCAGCAGAAGTTGAAGCAGGTTTGGGTGAACTCGTATACCGTTCTAATATTATTGGCACTGATCGCCGTGTATGTAACTGGGGGGGCGGCAACACTTCCTCGAAAACAATCGTAAAGGACTTCCGTGGCCGTGATGTAGAAGTAATGTTCGTTAAAGGCAGCGGTTCTGACCTTGCGTCAATGAAAGCAGGCAATTTTACAGGTTTGCGTATGGAGGATATTCGTCCATTGTTCGAACGATCGGAAATGTCGGATGAGGATATGGTAGCGTATCTGGTTAACTGTATGATCGATTCCAAGCACCCGCGCGCTTCTATTGAGACGCTGCTGCACGCGTTCCTGCCGTTCAAGCATGTGGATCACACGCATCCGGATGCGATTATTAGCTTGTGCTGCGCAGACAACGGCAAAGCGGTAGCGAAAGAAATTTTCGGCGACCGTTTCGTCTGGGTTCCATATGTGCGTCCTGGTTTTACTCTTTCAAAAATGATCGCGGAGGGCGTGCTCGCTAATCCGAAGGCTGAGCTTGTGCTTATGGAGAAGCACGGTCTGGTTACTTGGGGTGAGACATCAGAGGAGTGTTATGCAAAAACGATTCAAATCATCAGCGAGGCGGAAGCCTACATTGAGGCACGCGTGGATGAAGCGAAGCTGTTTGGCGGCGTGAAGCATGAGGCGCTGGCGGCTGACGTCCGCAGAAGCATCGCGTCACAAGTGATGCCAACGATTCGCGGAGCAGTGAGCGACGAGAAAAAAATGATTTTGACATTCGATGATGAAGCCGATGTGCTGCAATTTGTAGGCGGACACAATTCCGGTGTCGTTTCCCAGGTAGGAGCTGCTTGCCCGGATCACCTCGTTCATACGAAGGTCGTTCCGCTGTTTGTGGATTGGACACCGAACGCGGACGATGTAGAAGGACTTAAAGCGAAGCTGAAAGAAAGCGTTGCTGCCTATAAAGAGCAATACAAAGCGTATTTTGAACGCAATAAGCATGAAGGCGATGTTATGTTTGAAGCGGCTCCACGCGTTATTTTGATCCCAGGCGTAGGCATGATTAATACTGGAAAGAGCTGGGCCAACTCGAAGGTTAGCGGCGCGCTTTACCACCGTGCGATTGCGGTTATTAGAGGAGCGACAGCTCTCGGCGAGTTCGTATCGCTTAGCGAAAATGAATCCTACAATGTTGAGTACTGGCCGCTTGAGCTTTACAAATTGTCGCTTGCTCCGGCTGAAACTGAATTTTCCCGTAAAGTGGCGTTTATTACAGGCGGTGCTGGCGGGATCGGCAGCGAAACAGCTCGCCGCCTCGTTTCTGAAGGCGCGCATGTGGTGCTTGCGGACTTGAATCTGGAAGGCGCTGAGAAAGTAGCGGCCGAAATCAATGACAAGTATGGCGAAAACAGGGCGATTGCCGTTAAAATGGATGTAACGAGCGAAGAGCAGGTTACTGCTGCTTATGCGGCTACTGCGCTTGCTTTCGGCGGCGTTGATATTATCGTCAACAATGCGGGCCTTGCTACATCTAGCCCATTTGACGAAACTTCGCTCAAGGAATGGAACCTGAACATGAACGTGCTTGGCACAGGCTATTTCCTTGTCGCTCGTGAAGCGTTCAAACAAATGAAAGCACAGGGTATCGGCGGCAACATGGTATTTATTGGCTCGAAAAACTCGGTATATGCAGGTAAAAATGCATCGGCTTACAGCTCCGTTAAAGCGCTTGAAGCACATTTGGCTCGCTGTATTGCAGCTGAGGGCGGCGAATTCGGCATTCGCGTCAACACGGTGCTGCCGGATGCTATTTTGCAAGGCTCGGCGATTTGGAACGGCAGCTGGCGCAATGAGCGCGCAGCGGCTTATGGTATTGAGCCGGATCAGTTGGAAGAGTATTACCGCAAGCGTACGACGCTGCTGGTTAATATTTATCCGCGTGATATTGCCGAAGGCATTGCTTTCTTTGCTTCATCGAAATCGGAGAAGACGACTGGCTGCATGCTGACGATTGACGGCGGCGTTCCGGCAGCGTTTACCCGCTAA
- a CDS encoding sensory rhodopsin transducer gives MYKAQGEKHWFIPDGYIPETSSGSLPSHESICVLNTSSEEALLRITIFFEDRDPMNDILVVIPARRTKHVRTSSLGKNGVPIPIGVPYAIELQSDIPVIVQYSRLDSTQAENALMSTMGYPIK, from the coding sequence ATGTATAAAGCTCAGGGAGAAAAGCATTGGTTTATACCGGACGGTTACATTCCAGAGACGAGCTCCGGCTCGCTGCCTAGCCATGAGTCCATCTGTGTACTGAATACTTCGTCAGAAGAAGCATTGCTGCGCATTACGATCTTCTTCGAGGATCGTGACCCAATGAACGATATTCTGGTCGTGATTCCTGCCAGACGTACCAAGCATGTCCGCACGAGCTCTTTAGGCAAAAACGGAGTGCCGATTCCAATCGGCGTTCCGTATGCCATTGAGCTGCAAAGCGACATTCCGGTCATTGTACAGTACAGCAGACTCGATTCCACGCAAGCGGAAAATGCATTAATGTCAACGATGGGCTATCCCATTAAATAA
- the rhaI gene encoding L-rhamnose isomerase: MSDRAYQLLEEQQKARGINLDAVKEQLKTLKIETPSWGYGDSGTRFKVYQKEGVPRTPFEKIEDAAQVHRYTGLAPSVAIHIPWDKVDDYSKLRSHAESLGLKIGAVNPNLFQEDEYMLGSVTNANEKIRRKATDHLLECVQIAKETGSRDISLWFADGTNYPGQGDIRKRKAWMQESLSEMYRALDPHMRMLIEYKCFEPAFYHTDLADWGMSYNLAMKLGPQAEVLVDTGHHLQGANIEHIVAYLIDEKRLGGFHFNSRKYADDDLIVGTTNPYELFLIFYQILLASQDNDEAIRNNVSNIAYMIDQSHSIEQKIPAMLRSVLNVQTQFAKALLINHDEVTDAQNRDDVLGAEDAVRKAFEFDVTPLLHAVREEQGLPLDPMRAYLDSSYGKDILARGKGGASW; encoded by the coding sequence ATGTCCGATCGTGCGTATCAGCTATTGGAAGAACAGCAGAAGGCTAGAGGGATTAATCTGGATGCCGTCAAAGAGCAATTGAAAACGCTTAAAATCGAAACGCCTTCATGGGGCTATGGCGACTCAGGTACGCGCTTCAAGGTTTATCAGAAGGAAGGCGTTCCACGTACACCATTCGAGAAAATCGAAGATGCAGCGCAGGTTCACCGTTACACTGGCCTTGCGCCATCGGTGGCTATCCACATTCCTTGGGATAAAGTAGATGATTACAGCAAGCTGAGAAGCCATGCGGAAAGCCTCGGCCTCAAGATCGGCGCAGTTAATCCGAATTTGTTCCAGGAAGACGAGTACATGCTCGGCAGCGTAACGAATGCAAATGAAAAAATTCGCCGCAAAGCGACAGACCATTTGCTGGAATGTGTGCAAATCGCTAAAGAAACAGGCTCGCGCGATATTAGCCTCTGGTTTGCAGACGGCACAAACTATCCGGGCCAAGGCGATATTCGCAAGCGTAAAGCATGGATGCAGGAATCGCTTTCTGAAATGTACCGTGCACTTGATCCTCATATGCGAATGCTGATTGAATATAAATGCTTTGAGCCTGCTTTCTATCATACCGATCTCGCAGATTGGGGCATGTCGTATAACTTGGCGATGAAGCTTGGACCTCAGGCCGAGGTGCTTGTGGATACTGGGCATCATCTGCAAGGCGCGAACATTGAGCATATCGTTGCTTATCTAATTGATGAGAAGCGCCTGGGCGGCTTCCACTTTAACAGCCGTAAATATGCGGATGATGATCTCATCGTAGGAACGACGAATCCTTATGAGCTGTTCCTGATTTTCTATCAAATTTTGCTGGCTAGCCAAGATAATGATGAGGCAATTCGCAACAACGTCAGCAATATCGCCTATATGATTGACCAATCACACAGCATTGAGCAGAAAATTCCAGCGATGCTGCGATCGGTACTGAATGTACAGACGCAATTCGCGAAAGCGCTGCTGATCAATCATGATGAAGTAACAGATGCGCAAAATAGAGATGATGTGCTTGGCGCTGAAGATGCGGTTCGCAAAGCGTTCGAATTCGACGTTACGCCGCTGCTGCACGCGGTTCGCGAGGAGCAAGGCTTGCCGCTAGATCCAATGCGCGCGTATTTGGACAGCAGCTATGGCAAGGATATTTTAGCGAGAGGCAAGGGCGGTGCCAGCTGGTGA
- a CDS encoding rhamnulokinase family protein — MTILAYDLGASSGRALLGRLVNNKIEVEEIHRFSNDPVQVGERLHWDVLRLYFEIKQGLVKAGQLKAEPQSIGIDTWAVDFGLIGSSGELLGNPYHYRDAHTDGMMEKVFKAIPQTDIFERTGIQFLSFNTIYQLAALQQNGSPMLREAQHFLMIPDLLRYYLTGDMVNEFSNATTTQLFNPLTGDWDGELIERLGLNRNMFGQVVQPGADAGRIRSSVSAELGVGSIPVIAVAEHDTGSAVAAVPALQRPFAYLSCGTWSLMGTEVERPVINETAYRLNFTNEGGVDGTYRLLKNIMGLWIVQELKREWDQAGRGQSFAELVKLAGEAKPFTAFIDPDAAVFLPPGGMEARIRTYCEQTGQQLERSPGAIVRCVLESLALKYRYVLELTEQLSEQQFNGLHMVGGGIQNKLLCQWTANAIGKPVWAGPVEGSAIGNMIVQWIARGELADIWEARKVIRDSFEVEHYEPTEQQAWQEAYGRFTQVTGL, encoded by the coding sequence GTGACCATTCTTGCTTACGATTTAGGGGCGAGCAGCGGAAGAGCGCTGCTTGGCCGCCTCGTCAACAACAAAATCGAAGTGGAAGAAATACATCGGTTCTCGAATGATCCGGTACAAGTGGGAGAGCGTCTGCATTGGGACGTTCTTCGCTTGTATTTTGAGATCAAACAAGGCTTGGTCAAAGCGGGGCAGTTGAAGGCAGAGCCGCAAAGCATCGGCATCGATACATGGGCTGTAGACTTTGGCCTTATTGGAAGCAGCGGCGAGCTGCTGGGAAATCCTTATCATTATCGTGACGCACACACGGATGGTATGATGGAGAAGGTTTTTAAGGCGATTCCGCAGACGGATATTTTCGAGCGGACGGGCATTCAGTTTTTAAGCTTTAATACGATATACCAGCTCGCTGCTTTGCAGCAAAATGGATCACCGATGCTGCGTGAAGCCCAGCATTTTCTTATGATTCCAGATTTGCTGCGGTATTATTTGACGGGCGATATGGTTAATGAGTTTTCCAATGCGACAACGACTCAGCTGTTTAATCCGCTAACAGGAGATTGGGATGGCGAATTGATTGAACGCCTTGGGCTGAATCGCAATATGTTTGGGCAGGTTGTTCAGCCGGGAGCGGATGCCGGGCGTATTCGTTCCTCCGTGAGCGCCGAGCTTGGCGTTGGGAGTATCCCGGTGATCGCCGTTGCTGAGCATGATACAGGATCTGCTGTTGCGGCTGTGCCCGCCCTTCAGCGTCCATTCGCATATTTGAGCTGCGGCACCTGGTCGCTGATGGGGACAGAAGTAGAGCGTCCAGTCATTAATGAGACAGCCTATCGCTTGAACTTTACAAATGAAGGTGGCGTAGACGGTACGTACCGCCTGCTCAAAAACATTATGGGCCTCTGGATTGTCCAGGAACTGAAGCGTGAATGGGATCAAGCGGGGCGCGGCCAATCCTTTGCTGAGCTTGTCAAGCTGGCGGGAGAAGCGAAGCCTTTCACTGCTTTCATCGATCCGGATGCAGCGGTGTTTTTGCCTCCAGGCGGCATGGAAGCACGTATTCGCACCTATTGCGAGCAGACAGGGCAGCAGCTTGAGCGCAGTCCAGGTGCAATTGTGCGTTGTGTATTGGAGAGCCTCGCGTTAAAATATCGTTATGTGCTGGAATTAACGGAGCAGCTTTCCGAGCAGCAGTTCAACGGCCTGCATATGGTAGGCGGCGGCATTCAAAATAAGCTGCTATGCCAGTGGACGGCTAATGCCATCGGCAAGCCGGTGTGGGCAGGGCCAGTTGAGGGCAGCGCAATCGGCAATATGATTGTGCAATGGATTGCCCGCGGCGAGCTGGCAGATATTTGGGAAGCGCGCAAGGTGATTCGGGACTCCTTCGAGGTGGAGCATTACGAGCCGACGGAGCAGCAAGCATGGCAGGAAGCTTACGGCCGGTTTACACAGGTGACGGGGCTGTAG
- a CDS encoding DeoR/GlpR family DNA-binding transcription regulator — protein sequence MLVAERYEKIVQLVNDRGSIRVSELSELCGVTEETIRRDLDRLEQAGKLRRSHGGAVNVKDQQPETPFTEREITHAEEKRQIAQEAIRLIKPKDRIVLDASTTAWYMASHLPDIPLTVLTNSIKVALELSTKEKIEVISTGGLLASRSLSYVGPLAERSLNAYYVDKLFLSCKGVHLERGISESSELQARIKLKMIGIADRVVLLADSSKFGVQAFTQVAELSEVHSIITDKRIGADTVAELKARSMDLTIV from the coding sequence ATGCTGGTTGCGGAGCGTTATGAAAAAATCGTACAGCTGGTGAATGACAGAGGCAGTATAAGAGTGTCCGAGCTCAGCGAGCTATGCGGCGTAACGGAGGAAACGATACGGCGCGATTTGGATCGCTTGGAGCAGGCAGGCAAGCTGCGGCGTTCGCACGGCGGAGCGGTGAACGTGAAGGATCAGCAGCCGGAGACGCCCTTTACCGAGCGGGAAATTACTCATGCGGAGGAAAAACGGCAAATTGCGCAGGAAGCGATTAGGCTCATTAAGCCAAAGGACCGGATCGTACTGGATGCCAGTACGACGGCCTGGTATATGGCTTCGCATTTGCCGGATATACCGCTCACGGTATTGACCAATTCCATTAAGGTCGCGCTGGAGCTGAGCACGAAGGAGAAGATTGAGGTTATCTCCACTGGCGGGCTGCTCGCTTCGCGTTCGCTGTCCTACGTTGGGCCGCTAGCGGAACGCTCGCTCAATGCGTATTACGTCGATAAGCTGTTTTTATCGTGCAAGGGCGTGCATTTGGAGCGGGGAATTAGCGAGTCAAGCGAGCTGCAGGCGCGCATTAAGCTGAAAATGATCGGTATTGCCGATCGGGTCGTACTGCTGGCTGATTCCAGCAAGTTCGGCGTACAAGCTTTTACACAGGTGGCAGAGCTGAGTGAAGTCCATTCCATTATTACGGACAAACGGATTGGGGCGGACACCGTTGCCGAGCTGAAGGCAAGATCAATGGATTTGACGATAGTGTAA
- a CDS encoding (Fe-S)-binding protein has product MKVSLFITCLSDAMYPRVGEAMVRLLAKYGVRLDFPTVQTCCGQPAFNSGYWKEARESAKTILDAFEDSDFVISPSGSCTGMIHHYPKLFENDPVMLARANKLQQKSYEFTQFLVQVLGVKDVGAVYPHKVTYHPSCHGSRLLGIKEEPMELMRHVKGMELIPLPFAEDCCGFGGTFAVKMADISGAMVTEKADHVLETEAEVLVGLDLACLMNIAGNLRYRNEPVKVMHLAELLYEGVKQA; this is encoded by the coding sequence GTGAAAGTATCCTTATTTATTACATGTTTGAGTGACGCGATGTATCCTAGAGTCGGTGAAGCGATGGTTCGGCTGCTGGCGAAATACGGCGTACGGCTTGATTTTCCAACGGTGCAAACCTGCTGCGGCCAGCCGGCTTTTAACAGCGGCTATTGGAAGGAAGCGCGGGAATCAGCAAAGACGATTTTGGACGCTTTTGAAGACAGTGATTTTGTCATTTCGCCATCCGGCTCCTGCACAGGAATGATTCATCATTATCCGAAGCTGTTTGAAAATGATCCTGTCATGCTCGCACGAGCGAATAAGCTCCAGCAGAAGTCTTATGAATTCACGCAGTTCCTTGTGCAGGTGCTTGGGGTGAAGGATGTAGGTGCGGTGTACCCGCACAAGGTGACCTATCATCCTTCCTGCCACGGCAGCCGCCTGCTTGGCATTAAGGAAGAGCCAATGGAACTGATGCGGCACGTCAAAGGTATGGAGCTTATACCGCTGCCGTTTGCAGAGGACTGCTGCGGGTTTGGGGGAACGTTCGCCGTCAAGATGGCGGATATATCTGGCGCAATGGTGACGGAGAAGGCGGACCATGTACTGGAAACGGAAGCAGAGGTGCTCGTCGGTCTTGATCTTGCCTGCCTGATGAATATCGCCGGAAATTTGCGTTACCGCAACGAACCGGTGAAAGTGATGCATTTGGCTGAGCTATTGTATGAAGGGGTGAAGCAGGCATGA